CTGGCCGGGCAAAATCGACGATATCCGTACACCTCAAAAGCCTGGCCGACGACGGCATCGTTTCATCGCACCCCGACCCCGGCGACGCCCGTAAGAAGATATTTTTCATCCGTTCCAGCTATCTGGGCGGCCTTTCGAGGCGAAAAAAGCTGGAGACGGACATGGAGGAATACATCTCAAAATATGCCCTGTCCTCCGGCGACCCGTTCGCCTTCTTCCGCCTCATGTTCCGCACAATCCGCGTGGCCCTCCTCAACGAGGGCATCGACCTGGACCCCGTCCTGCACGAGGCCGGCGCCAGCGTGGGCGAGGCGCTCTATCCCCGCGTCGCCGACCGGGACCTGAGTAAGCTCCTGGCCAATCTCGCAAAGTTCTGGGAAGCGCAAAAATTAGGCTGCATGGAAGTTCAGAGCATGGACCCCCTCGATGTAATTGTATACGACTGCTTCGAGTGCCAGGACCTGCCGTATCTCGGAAGGCCGGCATGCGCCTTCGATTCGGGAGTCTTACAGACGATCTTTACCAGATACTATAACAGCCCCGCTATTGTTAAAGAGACGAAGTGCTACGCCATGGGCGACGACCGGTGCGAGTTCATCATCGAATGAAAAACACGCATCTTTGCATTTTAAACAGTTCATCCGGCCAGACAACAGCTATTATTTAACACAGCAAAAATAGTTGAAACAATAAAAATTTATTTTGAAGTAGGTATCTCTGCCAGCCTAACTTTTACGTCGCCCTGCAAATTTCCGCGCCGCACCGACAGCGTGATCACGTCGCCGATCTTCTTCTTCCGGACGTATCCCGCGAGCTCGGTCATGTCCTTGACGGCCTTGCCGTCCACCTTCAGGATGACGTCGCCCGAGGTAATGCCCTCCGCCCAGGCGGGGCTGTTCTCGAAGCTCCGGGTGATGAGCACGCCCTCCTCGGCGCTCAAATTATAGTAGGAGGCGATCTCCTTGTTGAGGCCGATGCCCAGGATGCCGAGCCAGGGGCGGATGACCTTCCCGTGCTCTATTAATTCTCTGGCGATGGCCATGGCGCTGTTTATGGGAATGGAAAAGCCGATGCCCTGGGCGAACGGGATGTTCGCCGAGTTCATGCCGATGACCTCGCCCTTGCTGTTGAGCAAGGGCCCGCCACTGTTGCCGGGATTGATATGGGCGTCCGTCTGGAATAGATTCTCGTACACGCCCTTTTCCGCCTGGATCGTCCGGTTGAGGGCGCTGATGACGCCGATGGTGACCGTCGGGCCGCGAAGCATGAAGCCGAACGGGTTCCCGATGGCGATGGCCGTGTGGCCGACCTTGACCGTGTCAGAGTCGCCGAGCTTCGCCACGGGCAGCTTCTTTTTGCCGGACACCTTCACCACGGCCACGTCCGACATGGGGTCGTTGCCCACGAGCGTGCCGTCGAGCCGCGTGCCATCGAACATGCTCACGACCATGCCGTCCGTGTTCTCAACGATGTGGTTGTTCGTCAGTATATATCCCGCCTCGTCCACGATGATGCCCGAGCCCATGCCCTGCACTGGGGCGGCGTTCATGTAGGCGTCCTGCACCATGCTCACGCTGATGTTGACGACCCACGGGCTCGCGTTCTCGATGATCCTGACAAGCTCTTCTTCATCTATGGGTATCATAAATGGCCCTCCGGATATTATAGGGTATTAACTAATTTATGCCTTTCTAAGAAAAAAAAGAACTCTTAATGCTCACTTTGGCTTGAACACGAAGAGGTATACGGCCGCTGCGGCGATTCCCAGGAACGCCAGCACGCCGATCAAGATAGCGATGGCCAGCGGGTCACCGGACCCCGTGGATACGTCGGGGGTCGCCGTCGGCGACGGCTGGAGCACGGGCGTCGGGATGGGCATGCTCGTCGGCATGGCCGTGGGCGCGGTCGTCGGCGACGTGGTCGCCGTCGGGTTACCCGAATACGTCACGCCGTTGATCCAAACCGAGTCAGACATGGCGCCCTGGTTCATGGTGGTCGGGGCGAAGTAGATGAACTGACTGCCGCTAGCCGACCTGCCCCCAAGATCAGTCGTACGGAAATAGATGGTCCTGGAGGAGCCCTTGGATACCTTGAAGGGGCCAGAATATGTACTCCAGTGGCTGTTGTCCCAGCTATATTCTGTCGTGACCGGGCCCGGATCGTTGACGTTCAGGTGCACCGTGATATCGCTGCTAAACCAGCCTTTGCTCTTCGAGTATTCCCCGTCGAAGCTGACGCCGATGGTAGGTGCGACCGTATCGATGCCGTACCAGACACTTTTCATGTTACCCATCAGGCCGGAAGCGCTTACGGCACGGTAATAGATCGTCGTGTTCCCCTGGGCGGAATGATAAATGGGATAAACAGTGCTGTCGTTGCTGTGATGCCAGGTACTTTTAGGGTCGTTGAAGGCAAAATCGACGTGGTCGACGTCGCCCGACGGCGGTAGAATGAAGTAAATATTAAAACTGCTTACATCCGTATACCACTTGTTACATGTCGGGTTAAAGTCGATTTCGGGATTGAAGACCTGCAGGGTCGTCGAGTTATTATAGGCGTTCCCTGCATTATCATAGCACCCGTAGTAAAGAGTATAGCTGCCGTCCTTTAACGTGACATTGCCGGTATAGCTATTCCAGTTCGTATTATCATATGAATACGAGATCGACGAGATCCCCGAGACGTTGTCCCTTGCAGTGAGGTTCAGAGTCGCGGTTCCATTATAATACCCGTTGATAATGCTACCTTTTATCGTGATGTTCATGGTCGGCTTTTCGGTATCAACGTTTATAACGATGCTATTGTGGCCGCTGATAGTAGGCTCAGTATTTCCCGCGTTGTCGACGCTGTAGAAGAGCAGCGAATTGCTGCCGTCGGGCAATGTGAAGCTCGTCGTATACGTTATCAGCTGGCTGCCATTGATACGATAGTACGTGTGGGCAACGCCGGAGCCGCCGGCATCGGTGGCAGAAAGGCTAACGGTCGGAGTGGTCGTGTACCAGCCGTTATTCCCTACGGTTCCGGACACTGAAGCGTTCGTGACCGGGGGCGTCGTATCTGCGGCCTGCGCCAGGAGTGGCAGGGTCATACCACATATAAATGTGAGACACATAATGGTCGCCAGGAAGGCGCCCGCGTTCTTTCCATCCCTTTTCATTTTCACACACCCTTATTGATGGTTTTTTAATGCTATGGTCTTAGGCGTAATATAGCTTAATTATTACACTCCGATATACCGCTGTATATATAAACCTTCTATCATAATCAGACAACTGCTAATCCGGGAAATATTCTCCGGATAGCATGGGATTATCTTATAGACACATCTTCGCTGGTTGTGTTAACCGATTAATTGTATATTTATTGCTAATTACGCAATTATTATATCGCTTTATGTTTAATTATAAAATTAAACACAGACTTATGGTAAATAATAATTATATAGGTGGCTGTCCATTATGGCTCTGCCACACTGGCATGATAAATATGCGCACGACGGGAAATGCGGTAACGAAGAAGCTGACAGAGAGGCCATCGTCGGCATCCGTCGTCGTATTTGTCCTGACTGCCCTGGTCTTATTGTTCATCGGGCTCCCCGTGGCCTCGCTCTTCCTGAAGATATCCCCCGATAGCTTTTTTCGCGAGCTACAGAGCAGCGTCGTGGTCGATGCGCTGAAGCTGAGCCTCATCACGTCCACGGCGTCGGCGCTACTTATCGTGGCCATTTGTACGCCCGTAGCCTACGTGAACGCGAGGTACGACTATCCGGGCAAGGAATTCGTGGACACGGTCCTCGACCTGCCGGTCGTGCTGCCGCCGGCCGTCGCGGGCATCGCGCTGCTCATGGCCTTCGGCCGCGTCGGTGTCGTCGGCCAGTACCTGAATATGGCAGGGATCACCGTCGGCTTTACGACCGGGGCCGTGGTCATGGCCCAGCTCTTCGTGGCATCGCCCTTCTACATGCGCCAGGCGAAGAGCAGCTTCGAGGACGTCGACCTTTCCTATGAAAATGCGGCGCGGACGCTGGGGGCTTCACGCACGGCCACGTTCTTCTATATTACCGTGCCCATCGCCCTGAACGGCCTGATCTCCGGGGTGATCACCGCCTGGGCCCGGGCCCTCGGGGAGTTTGGCGCCACCATCATGTTCGCCGGTAATTTCCAGGGCCGGACCCAGACCATGCCTCTGGCGATCTTTACCACCATGCAGAGCGACCTCGACGCGTCCATCGCGCTGTCCATAATACTGGTGATCGTATCGTTTGTCGTTATAATTTCAGTTAAAATATTGACCCGGAGGGCCGCCGTTGACGCTAAAGGTTAGCGTGAAAAAGCGCCTGAGGGACTTTAACCTTGACGTTAGCCTGGAGGCCGGGGACCGCGAGATCCTGGCGCTCATGGGCGAGAACGGCTGCGGCAAGACCACCGTGCTCAACGTCGTGGCCGGCCTCACGACGCCCGACGAGGGGCAGGTCAGCATCGACGGAAAGAGTCTCTTTAACGGATGCACAGGGGTCGATATCCCGCCGGAAAAAAGGAATATCGGGTACCTGTTCCAGAACTACTCGCTGTTCCCGAACATGTCCGTATACGATAACGTCGCCTTCGGGCTCCGCATGCGTTCCTGCCCCCGGGAAGAGCTGGATGGGCGGGTAAAGCGCCTGCTGGAGGGCGTCGATATGTGGCAACTCCGGAGCGAGAAGGCCTCCCGCCTGTCGGGCGGGCAAAAGCAGCGCGTCGCGCTATCCCGGGCCCTGGCAATAGAGCCCTCGGCATTTTTACTGGACGAGCCGCTGAGCGCATTAGACGCTGAAGCCCGCATGGCCATGCGCAGGGATCTAAAGCAGTTGATCCTGAACGCCGACGTGCCCACGATCATTGTCACCCACAGTGCCCGCGAGGCGATGGAGATGGCGGACCGGGTCTACGTTATGGAAAAAGGGCGTATACTGGTGGCCGGCACGCCGGAGAGCGTGCTGAGAAAAGGCACCAGCCGGTTTGTCGATGCAATTTTAAATGCCGAATGAAAAAAAGAAAAGGCGATATGCTTTATCGCCTTAAGTCGTGATGAACCCGTACTTAGTCAGGATCGCCTTGCCATCGCTCGATAGCACGAAGTCCTCGAAAGCCTGCGCATCCTGCGGGTCCTTGGACTGCTTCAATACTGCGATCGGGTACGTCGCCAGCACGTTGATGCTGTCCGGTATCAGGATGGTCGTGACCTTGTCCTGCATGGCCTTGGGAACGTCCGACTTGTATACGAACGCCGCGTCCGCCTCTCCCAGAGCGACCTTGGACACGGCGCTGTTCACGTCCGTCTCCTGGGAGACCACGTTGGCCATGACCTTCGTCTTGAAGTCGGCGCCGTACGAGGAGTTGTTGGCGGTCTTGTTCAATAGCTGGAGCGTGTAGCTGCCGCAGGGCACGCTGGCCGCGCAGATGACGAGCTTGACGCCGGGCTTCGACAGGTCCGACAGGCTGGCGATGTTCGCCGGGTTATTCTTCGGTACGATGATGGCCAGCTTGTTCTTCGTAAAGTTCTTCGCCGTCGCGTTGTCCACATAGCCCTCATCCTGGAGCGCGGTCAGGTGGGGAATGCTCGCCGACGCGAAAACATCCGCATAGGCGCCCTGCTCGACCTGGGTCCGGAGCTGCTGCGTGCCGGCGAACTGCAGGACGACGTCGACGCCCGTATGGTTCGCCTCAAAGGCGGCGGCGGTCTCGTTGAACGCGTCGCTCAGCGACGCGGCGGCAAAGACCGTCAGGGTCGTCTTCTGGGGGATGGCCGTCGGTGCCGCCGTCGGGCTTACCGTGGGGCTGGTCGTCGTGCAGCCCGCTACCAATACAGATAGTAATATTACGATCACAACACTTGCGATCACAAACCTCTTGTTTTGCATGGTATCCTCCTGTGATGGAAAACGTTATGCTATATATACATAAATAATATTTAACAGTTATGTGTTTGCTAAGCATAAATGTTAATCATAATTTCATAAACGTTATGAACAGAGGAAATAATGATGAGCCCGAAAAAGCCCGATAAGGCCGCAGTTAAGGAAAAGGCCGGATCGCTGCCCATATGCCATATTACGCCTCACTGGCCTGTTATTGAAAGTATAATAAACGCAAGAATGATGTATAACAGAATAATAAAACAGGCGGCAGACTATTAAAGGTTTCCGAAGCGGAAAATCGGGCGATGAGAAAGGCGAGGGGAAGGGCATGCACGAGCCTATTCCCGTTGGATTAAGGTCGTGCAGTCCCGTTCACTTACCCCCTCACTATCGTTCTGTGGCGGCGCGTATGCCTTATAACGTATATGAGGCAATCACTAATTGACATGATTGTATTTAATCTTTTTGTTAAACATTTAATAATTGATAAGCAAAAGTGATGAACAAACATCCGATACTTCTTATATATGCCCAAAATGACCTCTTGGCCATAAAAATTTCATAATAATGTATAAATCTTCATATGAATATATTTCATACGGTGATATTAATATGCAATTCAGCGCACGCAATAAGCTACAGGGCACTGTAAAGGAAGTAAGGGTCGGGGCTGTCATGGCCATCGTCATGGTCCAGGTCGGAGAGAACGTCATCGAGTCCGCCATCACCAAAGACGCCGTGGAAGAGATGAAGCTGAAGGCCGGCGATAAGGTGACGGTGGTCGTCAAGTCCACGTCCGTCATGATCATGAAGTAACTTTTTGCCACTCCTGTTAGCAAGAATTATATCATATTGTACGCGCTACGTTAGCGTGTATGATGCCGACATTCTTTCTGGCAGGCCTCGGCTCCCAGAGCCTGGACGACCTTTACAGCTCCCTGCTGGATAACGATATCACGCTGGTGGTCGACATCCGCCTTTCGAGGGACTCCGACCTCGGCGACGAGCTCCGGGAGATGAACGGGCGCCGGGGCGGCATGATCGGATATCGATGGATGAAGTATTTCGGCAACCCCTTCTTCGACCGGGAGGACGTGCTCGAGGCCTATGAAGGTTATCTAATGGGCATGGACCGGGAGATGGAAGACCTCTACGAGGTCCTGATACGGCGCCGTAGCTGCATCGTGGACGGCGAGCCGGCCCCCGAGAGGTCCTACCGGATGGCCCTTGCCCGGGCCCTAAAAAAGAGATATGGCATCACGTACGCGGACCTGACAACGGCAAAAGAGATAATGGACAAGTATCGGGGAAACCAATAGCATACGCGGATACCGCTATTTTCAGGAGAGCCCATGAAGTGTGGCTTGTGGTGGCACCCGCACATGCTATCGGATATTTGTGCGGATACTAACATTGTGGTAATTTAAATGACCACATAAAAATAAATTCCTCTATCATTATTTATATCTTTTGTTAACCAAACACTAAAGATTCTATCATGTATTTAAACATTATATAAAATAATTCTTAGACGCTCCCTAGATGACCTCGATATCGAAGAGGTCATTCACGTCGCTCTCGAGGATGCCGTCGAAATCCTTCATGAACTTCCTCAGCCTGAAAATGACGGTCTTTTCTGGGCTGAAGATTGAGTACGAGTCGGCCCCGGACTGCTTCAGCTTCGGCCTCAGGTTATACAGCAGCCGGCCGTTACCCAGCCTGGCGCCGGTGATGCCGATGAGCGAGTCCGATATGCAGGGGTTCTTGCCGATGATAATGCCTATGCCGTCGCTCCTCAGGTCACGCTTCAGCATCATGTTCGCCACGATGCCCATGCGGACGGCCAGCGCGAGCCCGGTACAGCGCTCACCATGGAAGTTCAGCGCCTCATGGACCAGGCTGTACTTGTATTCTCCCGGGGCCATCTTTTTGATCTTCTGCGTCCTGTCCGGGTTCTTCGCCGAAAAGATACAGTCCATGCCCGCCTGGTAGGGCTTGATGTCGAGGATGGGCGTGCCCTCGATGGCGTCCGCACCGGAAACGAAGACGTACCGCCCGTAGCGCCTCAATAGTTTGACCACAGTGACGGAGACGGGGTTCGGCCTCGCGGGAGAGCGCAGGGAAAACACGCCCTGCTCCGGCAGGCTGGCCGAGATCTTCCGGGGCACAGCCTTCAGGACCCTCCGGTCCGCCTCATGGAGCCAGCATTGCAGGATCAGGTGCGTGTTGCCGTCCACGCCGGATAGCGCGTCCACGTAAGGCTCGTATATCTCGAGTTCGGCGTCGACGCCCCGGATGGGCATATCGTCGCGGGCTCTTATGGGCGAATGAACGACTCCCACCGGTTTCAGTACCATCTCATCCGTGGAAGCGTCTTGCTCTGCCGACATCAGTCATGCCTCGATAATGTAAAATAATACACTAACCGTCGTATATAATAATTACTATACATGAATGGATAGTTATTATTTTAGATAAACCTGGTAATACATATTCACTATTAGAATTGTTCAGGCAGGAAGGCATGAACGATCGGTCGATTATGTATATTACTAAACAAGTTTAGCTTATATTATATACATTTTGCAATTGTTTACGATAACATATTTATTCTATAAGACAATTTAATGTTCGATGGCCTATGAACAATGAACACTCCAATGATATTCACGAGCTAATGGAAAAATACCACGTCGACCCGAGAGTCCGTGGCTATATCGACGACTGCGTGGAGTTCCACACGTTCCCGGCCGCCGGGCTCCTGCTGGGCGTATTCATGGTGGACCTGGCCCTGGAAAAGCTGGGCGTGAAGCCGGGCGGCCGGCTGTATGCGGTCACCGAATCTCCCAAGTGTCTCCCGGACGCGGTCCAGGTGATCACCCACTGCACGTACGGGAACCACCGGCTCAGGGTCATCAACACAGGGAGGTTCTCCATCACCATCAACCGCTTTTCAGAAGGAAAAACGGCGCCTGGCGTGCGCGTTTACATAGATGCGAAAAAAGCGTCCGCCTACCCCACGCTGTACGCATGGTATATCAATGACCCGTCATACCGGGGAGGCGTCGACGGGGAGGACCTCCTGAAAGAGATCATCGAGGCCGGAAGGAACGTCCTGTCTTGGGAATATGTTAGCGTCCGCTTCACTCCGAAGGAAAAGTGGGATTCGGCGAAGTGCTTATCCTGCGGCGAGATGGTCCCGTCCAGCACGCTGGAGAGCGGCGTATGCCGTGCCTGCGGCAGCATGGCGTACTACGACAAGGGGGAAAAGGTGGAGAGCTCCACTAATTAATGGCCAGGTTCCCGTGCTCGTCCACGGAAATGTCGATATCGTCGTTCGTGAGCCGGCCGTGGATCCGGTCGGCAGCCTCGGTCTTGAGCTTTACGATGACCATGGCGGAGTCGACCGTGATCTTGATGCGCTTCTTGTCCGCGGCCTTGAACACTTTTCCGGGAATGTCATAGAGGTCTGTGCCCCCGGGGATGGTCAGCCAGATGGGCGCCTCCATCGCGCGGTAGAACTTGATAGTGTTCTTCGCCTTCTCGATGTTTTTAAGGGCCGTGTTCTCGATTATACAAATGTTCCCGCGGGTTGTCTTCAGGGCCCGGGCTATGTCCGCCTGGGACATGCCCCTTTTTTTCATCCTCAGTATCTCTATCTGCTTTTCGGTCAATAACATGTTCTTCTCGTCTTCCCTCATGAAGGCACTCCCTGTGTTTAATATTTTTGTTAAATACTAACGTATATAGTTTATGACTTTTCCGAATATTTCAACGAATACTCAAGGCCGGTGTATTATTTATTATAAAAATGATATATTTTAATAAAGCAGCCCCAGCATTTGCATATAGTTAATAATATATTAAACAATTTCGGGATTGTTAATGTATTTGTTTAATTATTCGCAAAGTGTTAATCATTGCAGATATCTTTATATGACGTTTTGGCCGTAAAACTCTACTCAGAGAGCCGGAAATCCCGCAGGCATACGCCGCATCGGCCGCTCCTGCGGATGATTACTGTCTGACGTTAATTGAGGTGCAATCTTTGATATCGAACATCGTGAAGACCGATCTGGTCAAAAAAGAAGGCGAAGTGATTAAGTGCACGGACGTGACCTGCCCCGTATGCGGCATGTCATGCGACGACTGCGAGATCGAGCTGACGCCCACGTCGGTGACGACGAAGAACGCGTGCCTGATGGGCGACGCGAAGTTCCAGGAGCTACGCAGCCCCCACCGGCTGGTCTACCCGACGGTGAACGGCGAGCGCGTATCCTGGGAAGAGGCGCTGAACGCCGCGGCCGATATCCTGGTCAAGGCGAAGCGGCCCTTCTTCTTCATGGGCAGCGAAACCTCGAACGAGGCGATGGCGGTCGGCATCGAGATCGCCGAATACCTGGGCGGCCTCGTGGACGGCAACGCCACGATCTGCCACGGCCCTACGGTCATGGCGATCCAGGACGCGGGC
This portion of the Methanocella sp. genome encodes:
- a CDS encoding TOBE domain-containing protein, giving the protein MQFSARNKLQGTVKEVRVGAVMAIVMVQVGENVIESAITKDAVEEMKLKAGDKVTVVVKSTSVMIMK
- a CDS encoding S1C family serine protease codes for the protein MIPIDEEELVRIIENASPWVVNISVSMVQDAYMNAAPVQGMGSGIIVDEAGYILTNNHIVENTDGMVVSMFDGTRLDGTLVGNDPMSDVAVVKVSGKKKLPVAKLGDSDTVKVGHTAIAIGNPFGFMLRGPTVTIGVISALNRTIQAEKGVYENLFQTDAHINPGNSGGPLLNSKGEVIGMNSANIPFAQGIGFSIPINSAMAIARELIEHGKVIRPWLGILGIGLNKEIASYYNLSAEEGVLITRSFENSPAWAEGITSGDVILKVDGKAVKDMTELAGYVRKKKIGDVITLSVRRGNLQGDVKVRLAEIPTSK
- a CDS encoding OmpL47-type beta-barrel domain-containing protein, with product MKRDGKNAGAFLATIMCLTFICGMTLPLLAQAADTTPPVTNASVSGTVGNNGWYTTTPTVSLSATDAGGSGVAHTYYRINGSQLITYTTSFTLPDGSNSLLFYSVDNAGNTEPTISGHNSIVINVDTEKPTMNITIKGSIINGYYNGTATLNLTARDNVSGISSISYSYDNTNWNSYTGNVTLKDGSYTLYYGCYDNAGNAYNNSTTLQVFNPEIDFNPTCNKWYTDVSSFNIYFILPPSGDVDHVDFAFNDPKSTWHHSNDSTVYPIYHSAQGNTTIYYRAVSASGLMGNMKSVWYGIDTVAPTIGVSFDGEYSKSKGWFSSDITVHLNVNDPGPVTTEYSWDNSHWSTYSGPFKVSKGSSRTIYFRTTDLGGRSASGSQFIYFAPTTMNQGAMSDSVWINGVTYSGNPTATTSPTTAPTAMPTSMPIPTPVLQPSPTATPDVSTGSGDPLAIAILIGVLAFLGIAAAAVYLFVFKPK
- a CDS encoding V4R domain-containing protein yields the protein MKQKKGRDERTAQLFATPGGIRTVDSPVRMKILSMLLEKEMSFDEIVEYSGRAKSTISVHLKSLADDGIVSSHPDPGDARKKIFFIRSSYLGGLSRRKKLETDMEEYISKYALSSGDPFAFFRLMFRTIRVALLNEGIDLDPVLHEAGASVGEALYPRVADRDLSKLLANLAKFWEAQKLGCMEVQSMDPLDVIVYDCFECQDLPYLGRPACAFDSGVLQTIFTRYYNSPAIVKETKCYAMGDDRCEFIIE
- a CDS encoding FmdE family protein, translated to MNNEHSNDIHELMEKYHVDPRVRGYIDDCVEFHTFPAAGLLLGVFMVDLALEKLGVKPGGRLYAVTESPKCLPDAVQVITHCTYGNHRLRVINTGRFSITINRFSEGKTAPGVRVYIDAKKASAYPTLYAWYINDPSYRGGVDGEDLLKEIIEAGRNVLSWEYVSVRFTPKEKWDSAKCLSCGEMVPSSTLESGVCRACGSMAYYDKGEKVESSTN
- a CDS encoding ABC transporter ATP-binding protein gives rise to the protein MTLKVSVKKRLRDFNLDVSLEAGDREILALMGENGCGKTTVLNVVAGLTTPDEGQVSIDGKSLFNGCTGVDIPPEKRNIGYLFQNYSLFPNMSVYDNVAFGLRMRSCPREELDGRVKRLLEGVDMWQLRSEKASRLSGGQKQRVALSRALAIEPSAFLLDEPLSALDAEARMAMRRDLKQLILNADVPTIIVTHSAREAMEMADRVYVMEKGRILVAGTPESVLRKGTSRFVDAILNAE
- a CDS encoding Tfx family DNA-binding protein, producing the protein MREDEKNMLLTEKQIEILRMKKRGMSQADIARALKTTRGNICIIENTALKNIEKAKNTIKFYRAMEAPIWLTIPGGTDLYDIPGKVFKAADKKRIKITVDSAMVIVKLKTEAADRIHGRLTNDDIDISVDEHGNLAIN
- the tsaA gene encoding tRNA (N6-threonylcarbamoyladenosine(37)-N6)-methyltransferase TrmO — its product is MSAEQDASTDEMVLKPVGVVHSPIRARDDMPIRGVDAELEIYEPYVDALSGVDGNTHLILQCWLHEADRRVLKAVPRKISASLPEQGVFSLRSPARPNPVSVTVVKLLRRYGRYVFVSGADAIEGTPILDIKPYQAGMDCIFSAKNPDRTQKIKKMAPGEYKYSLVHEALNFHGERCTGLALAVRMGIVANMMLKRDLRSDGIGIIIGKNPCISDSLIGITGARLGNGRLLYNLRPKLKQSGADSYSIFSPEKTVIFRLRKFMKDFDGILESDVNDLFDIEVI
- a CDS encoding ABC transporter permease, yielding MRTTGNAVTKKLTERPSSASVVVFVLTALVLLFIGLPVASLFLKISPDSFFRELQSSVVVDALKLSLITSTASALLIVAICTPVAYVNARYDYPGKEFVDTVLDLPVVLPPAVAGIALLMAFGRVGVVGQYLNMAGITVGFTTGAVVMAQLFVASPFYMRQAKSSFEDVDLSYENAARTLGASRTATFFYITVPIALNGLISGVITAWARALGEFGATIMFAGNFQGRTQTMPLAIFTTMQSDLDASIALSIILVIVSFVVIISVKILTRRAAVDAKG
- the modA gene encoding molybdate ABC transporter substrate-binding protein; translated protein: MQNKRFVIASVVIVILLSVLVAGCTTTSPTVSPTAAPTAIPQKTTLTVFAAASLSDAFNETAAAFEANHTGVDVVLQFAGTQQLRTQVEQGAYADVFASASIPHLTALQDEGYVDNATAKNFTKNKLAIIVPKNNPANIASLSDLSKPGVKLVICAASVPCGSYTLQLLNKTANNSSYGADFKTKVMANVVSQETDVNSAVSKVALGEADAAFVYKSDVPKAMQDKVTTILIPDSINVLATYPIAVLKQSKDPQDAQAFEDFVLSSDGKAILTKYGFITT